One Haloarchaeobius amylolyticus genomic window, AACGTTCTTATACTTCTCGGGAGTACTCTCTGCCGAGTCGCGCCGTGCGCGCCTCGGAGTACACACGATGGACCTCGACCAATTCACGCGAGAGAACGCACCGAAAGCGGGAGGCGAAGGCTTCCAGCTGGAGAACTCGAAACTGCTCGACGTGGCGCTCGACGGGAGCGTCATGGCGAAGGCCGGGTCGATGGTCGCCTACGAGGGCGACATCTCCTTCGAACGCAAGTCCGCTGGCGGCCTGACAGGGATGCTCAAGAAGGCTGCGACCGGTGAGGGCTCGGTCATGATGCAGGCCACCGGGTCGGGCAACCTCTACCTCGCCGACCAGGGCAAGAAGGTACAGATCCTGAGCCTCGACGCCGGCGAGGAGATCAGCGTCAACGGGAACGACGTGCTGGCGTTCGAGAGCACGATCGACTGGGACATCCGGACCATCGACAGCATCGCCGGCGCGACCACCGGCGGGCTGTTCAACGTCTACCTCGAGGGCCCCGGGAACGTCGCCATCACGACCCACGGCGAGCCGCTGGTGCTGGAGACGCCGGTCACGACCGACCCGGACGCGACGGTCGCCTGGAGCAGCTCCGTCTCGCCGGGCGTCAAGACCGACCGCACCATCAAGGGCTTCCTCGGGAAGTCCTCGGGCGAGACCTACCAGCTCGACTTCGCGGAGCCGGGTGGGTTCGTCATCGTCCAGCCCTACGAGGAGGTCGGCCCGGGCCAGTAATCGTCGCCCGCGACGGCCGGTACCGCCACCTACGACTCTTTCCTGACCGTGATGACGGGGACGGGCACCGACCGGACGGTCTTCTCGGCGACGCTGCCGAGCAGGATGCGGTCGACCCCGCGGCGGCCGGTGGTCCCCATCACGACGGCGTCGACGCCGTCGTCCTCGACGAACTCGAGGATGACCTCGTCGGGGTCCCCGTGTTCGAGGTGGCCCGTCACGTCGTCGATGCCGCGCTCGGCGGCGGCCTCGCGGACCGCGTCGATGGCCTCGGCCGCGGCCGTATCGGCCCTGTCGCTGGCGGCCGAGGAGCGGACGTCGGCTCCCAGCATGTCGTCTTCGACCACCGAGATGACGTGCACCTCGGCGTCGAGGGTGGCGGCGAGGTCGAGACCGTACTCGACCGCGGCCTGGGCCGACTCGCTCCCGTCGGTCGCGAGCAGGAGCGACTCGTACGGGAACCGCAGGGCCTCGTCCTCGACCATCCGGGCGGTGAGCACCGGGACCGTCGAGAGGCGGACCACCTTCTCGGTGACGCTCCCGAGGAGGTACCGCGAGAGGTTCTTGCGGCCGTGTGTCGGCATCACGATGAGGTCGTACTCGTAGTGCTCGGCGTACTCGACGATGGTCGAGGCCGGGTCACCCTGGACCACGTCGGTCGTGTAGTCGGCGCCGAGGGTGTCGAGCGTCGCCGCCACCTCGTCGACCACGTCCTGGCCCTCCCGGACCAGCGCGTCGACCACG contains:
- a CDS encoding AIM24 family protein, whose protein sequence is MDLDQFTRENAPKAGGEGFQLENSKLLDVALDGSVMAKAGSMVAYEGDISFERKSAGGLTGMLKKAATGEGSVMMQATGSGNLYLADQGKKVQILSLDAGEEISVNGNDVLAFESTIDWDIRTIDSIAGATTGGLFNVYLEGPGNVAITTHGEPLVLETPVTTDPDATVAWSSSVSPGVKTDRTIKGFLGKSSGETYQLDFAEPGGFVIVQPYEEVGPGQ
- a CDS encoding universal stress protein, which produces MYDDILLPVDESTESTAVIHHAAELAHWADATLRVLNVADTARDSVTVVENDVVDALVREGQDVVDEVAATLDTLGADYTTDVVQGDPASTIVEYAEHYEYDLIVMPTHGRKNLSRYLLGSVTEKVVRLSTVPVLTARMVEDEALRFPYESLLLATDGSESAQAAVEYGLDLAATLDAEVHVISVVEDDMLGADVRSSAASDRADTAAAEAIDAVREAAAERGIDDVTGHLEHGDPDEVILEFVEDDGVDAVVMGTTGRRGVDRILLGSVAEKTVRSVPVPVITVRKES